The sequence GGGTTCCTGACGGGGTCGGGTTTGGCGACTTCGCGCCCCGTCGGGAGCCCGTCGTACGGGCGATCACTGCAGTTCCGGGCTGGCCGCGTGGTCCCAGGCAGCCTCCGAGGAGAACGCGACGGCGTCCAACTCGCCCGGCACCCCGGCGACGCCCAACGAGATCGGCCCGAAGTCACGGCGTGCGGTGAAGTAGCCGAGGCCGATGTCCTCCGTCGGCACGCGGAGCGGAGCAGCGACGGACTCCACGCCAGTTCGGCGAGCGGCAGGGTCAGCGGCGTCGACCAGGACGATGACGGACGCGTGACGCGGGACGACGACTGCCGTGTTGGCGGTCAGGAAGTCGACCAGCTCCCGCAGACCGGCCAGGAAGGCGGCGCGGTCACCGGAGCGGATGACGTAGTCGGACACAGGAAGTTCCCTTCTCTGGTGAGTGGGCGTGTTCAGAAACGGAGATGGCCGAGGAAGCCGTTCACGCCGTCGAGGAGCGTCTGAACGAGCGGCGCGGCCAAGGTCCGGGAGAGCAGGAAGCCGAAGGCTCCGCAGACCAGCGCGTCGACCCACCGCAGGTAACGGATGCGCAGGAGGAACCAGATCAGCAGTCCGAGCAGCAGAACGGCGGACATGGACACCAGCACGGCAGGCCCCTTTCACGGCGCTTCGACGTGCAGTTCGGAGAGGAGCGGAGTCAGGTGCGCGTACTCGGCGGCGACGGCTTCTGCCTCCGACTCCGTGATCAGGTGGGACCGGGCGCGTTCCCAGCCGTCACCGGAGGCGAGAACGGCCGTACCGGCCTGTTCCGGTGTGATGGCCTGCGCCGCCTTCAGCGCATCGGGATTGAGATCTCCGAGCGCCATCTCCGCCGTACCGGGATCGGCCACCCGATGGCACACCCGGCCGCCGAGCTGCGCCCGCAGGGCGGTGACGCCGGGCCCCAGGTCGGAGCCGACGCGTTGGCCGGCGACGACGAGGAAGACCCCGAGAGCCGCACCCAGTTGGGCCAGCCGGATCAGCGCCGTACCGGCAGCCTGCGCTTCGTCCTTCTCGTTCCGACTCGCGACGAGGAACAGTTCCGCGATCTCGTCGACGATCACGACGATCGGGACCGGGCGTTCCTTGTCCGGCAGACCCCAGATGTTCCGGACGCGAGCCGCCCGGCAGACGGTCATGCGGTCTAGAGTCAGCTCCACGAGGGCAACCAGCAGCCGGACGGCTTGCTCCCGGTTGGTCGCGAGGGCGGACAACCGCGGTTCGTAGAGGGACAGTTCCATGCCGCCCTTGCAGTCGATGCCGACCAGGGCGACGGGTTGCGGAGCGAGGCCCGCAACGAGTGCATTGATGAGTGTGGACTTGCCGGAGCGGGTGGCCCCAACGATGAGCCAGTGCGGCACGCGCCGCAGGTCGAGCACCCACGCGGCTCCGGTCTCCAGCGCGCCCACGGTCACTCGGAGTAGATGGCCGGGCCCTCGCTGCTTCGGCACGCGAGGAGCGGCCAACGGATCAGCCGCCGACGCGACGACCCGTACGACTCCCGGCCTCCAGGAGGTCACCCGCACCGCGTGCACCTGCCAGCTCTCCGCCATGGCGGGCGCGGCCTTGACGAAGTCCTCCGGCACCTGCCCCGGCAACAGCCTCACAAGCAGGACGAACCCTCCAGAGGTCGGGCGTATGAGGCCGCGACGCGGTACGCGCGGCTGTGGCGGAGGTGCTCCATTGCCGACGAGCCCGGACACGACCGTCAGCGCCGGCCGACGACTCACGGCGAGCCCGCATCCAGCCATCAGGGGCCGCCAGGTGCGCACGACCCGGAGGGCCGCAGCCGGGTAGCCGAGTAACAGCCACCAGGTCACGGGGTAGCGGCGGCGCAGGGCCGGGCCCGCAAGAAGCAGGCCCAACACCAGCACTGCGGCCACCACCAGCACCCAGTTCGGCCCGGTCACACCGGCCGAAGTGGCGGGGGAGGCCAGGTTCATCACTGCCCGGCCCCCTTGCCCGCCGAGGCGGGAGCGCTGAGGGGCCGGATCTCCGCCGCCCGGAACGCGATGCCATGCCGCCCCTCGTTCTCCCACGGGGTGGCGACCAGGTCCCGCACGGTCACCGGCATGCCGAGCTGCACACCGGCCGGTTCACCGGCCATGCTCACGGTCACGACGTCAGCCGACGCGCCGGCCATCAGGCACAGACCGACCTGGTACATGGTCTTGCCGGTCTCACGGTCCACGCGAAGCTGACCGGTCTCACGGTTGGCGACCCGCGGAGCCGGGGGCACGGCACAGATGATCCCCGTGAACTTCGCGGTGTCGATCGGAAGGCTTGCCACTGTTCGGATCTCCTCATCTCTGTCACCGAAGGCCTCTCCTTCGGGTTGCTAGACGACCCGTAGTACGGGTGCAGAACAAGAGTGACCACCCGTAGTACGGGTTGTCAACTGACTCGCGATACGAGAAGCT comes from Streptomyces sp. FXJ1.172 and encodes:
- a CDS encoding FtsK/SpoIIIE domain-containing protein → MNLASPATSAGVTGPNWVLVVAAVLVLGLLLAGPALRRRYPVTWWLLLGYPAAALRVVRTWRPLMAGCGLAVSRRPALTVVSGLVGNGAPPPQPRVPRRGLIRPTSGGFVLLVRLLPGQVPEDFVKAAPAMAESWQVHAVRVTSWRPGVVRVVASAADPLAAPRVPKQRGPGHLLRVTVGALETGAAWVLDLRRVPHWLIVGATRSGKSTLINALVAGLAPQPVALVGIDCKGGMELSLYEPRLSALATNREQAVRLLVALVELTLDRMTVCRAARVRNIWGLPDKERPVPIVVIVDEIAELFLVASRNEKDEAQAAGTALIRLAQLGAALGVFLVVAGQRVGSDLGPGVTALRAQLGGRVCHRVADPGTAEMALGDLNPDALKAAQAITPEQAGTAVLASGDGWERARSHLITESEAEAVAAEYAHLTPLLSELHVEAP
- a CDS encoding SCO3933 family regulatory protein; its protein translation is MASLPIDTAKFTGIICAVPPAPRVANRETGQLRVDRETGKTMYQVGLCLMAGASADVVTVSMAGEPAGVQLGMPVTVRDLVATPWENEGRHGIAFRAAEIRPLSAPASAGKGAGQ